gggaatatggatacgacatacaacatgacgacgagcgcagatgggtctgcaagccgtgtattcagaagaacgaccccagacctaagaatttcgttgctattggccttcagaatgcgctgaatcacttatacaaggatcacggaatatctgcaccagataacaagacaaagtccggcttgcaaaagaaagccgaggagaagccagggagcaagaggccaagatcgattgtggatatatggaagctcgaccctttaagacctcgagaacaggcgattgccaactctatgatacgcggatttaatcgaaatcactttcaacgtctcctgatcgagtggatagtcgacacgaatcagccctttagtgttgttgaacatgagagactccgggatatcttcgaataccttaaccctgcagtcaaagatcacgaacgccaacatctctgataccacagttcgcgcgctcatcaactccgaatttaaaaagcacaaggcgcgcgtcattgaagccctgcgaaagagccccggcttaatacacgtcagctttgacggatggagggcgcggaatcgacactcgttatacggtatcgtgtgcttcttcagggacgagaatagcaagccccacaaggtcgctctgggggtccccgaagtccgcagacattcggggaacaacattgcaacagaagtcctttataccatcgaggcttttggcatcgaggagaatattgggtattttacccttgacaatgccgagaacaacgacacagcacttgaggctattggcaaaaagctcggcttcaatggcgctcgaaggcgaggccgctgcttcggccatatagtcaatctgtctgcgaaggcactactgttcgggaaggatacagacgcgttcgaagaacaactttctggtgcagaagcgctgtctgaagccgaatacgaactttggcgacagaaagggccggttgggaagctccataatttcgtcgtggatgttgatcgatcggacagactgacatacctgttgaaagaacttcaagagtacgacatatccatgtcggacgatccgaaaatacggtcaaaaagccccgtctcggtagtgctagataacgatacgcgctggctttcccagctctatatgatccgccgcgccttgagacttcgaaggtacttcgaactgctagtcgcgaagttccgaatccaatgggaggaggagaatacatcaaaaagaactggccagttgaaaaagtcggctgtccggcctcgaatccttagagacgagaaccaacttacggccaacgattggtctgtacttcaacacttcgcgacgatccttggatactatgaagatgcagtcaagactctagaaggcgacggtttaatcaggaaacgcaagaggggttatactggttcatatggaaacgtttgggatgtgatcaatgggtttgaattcctgcttggcaagctcgaaaaatataaggcgatggcaaaagattttcctgaccccgaacagttcaggatcggcataaatatggcctgggagaaattagacaagtattacactattctcgacacaacaccgatatattataccgccctcgcactccacccggcatacagatggggatggttcgagcaggcctgggtacataagcccgactggatcagatctgcaaaaaggatagttcaagaagtgtgggacgagtcctatcgagatttccatattgtggtggcctcaaatgacgagcctgttgcaaaacgacagaagcaatactacaatgccttcgaagagcattgcgaacagtcccgtatcgactccatacagacagagcctctactggacgacgacacgattggcgacgaatacgaacgatggcaatcgagccatgagagcactgacaagactgtgcgagatccgatagcgtattggcatgagaagcgcctgcaataccctcgtctctcccgaatggccctcgactttgtcacaatacaatcaatgtctgcagaatgtgagaggatgttctcggcagcagggcagatggttgttccccaacggtgcaatcttcaggcgcaaacagttgggatgtgtcaggtattgaggtcgtggtttcgggcaggcattatcaacgacctagatccgttatttctctcgatcatagaggagaagaaagagctcgagggcatccatcttaatgatgatgagttcagaagacgggagctatcgtggctcgctgccgcggcgaaaacagctggccattgaagaggcgattcgagtgctacaagagtgaatgaagggaaggggacgggagcagccgaaggtagattcgcaccagaggagcctcgggaagccctacttgttgtaccagccagcaaaagtggacatcacctccttctaagagggaggtatttgttagaatatgtcgtctctgacactttttaatgcgaggggatggttagcgtcactgtggccaaccctgacacgggcgcgatgagatcaactcaagagataatgccactatattgcacgaaaaccaagatgaagaggaaagaggtatgagcaagcgcgtggacgtgtagacgcgttaacttagtgccatcatgcgctgccccactacgccgcgactctggatgatgccgccacaaacctccatccactgaagtcaactacacttaaatcaactacatttgaggtgtccgttgatacactacattcaaagtttcattactaatctacacttactctaaattgacagatgccgtgtagttgatttagttgattgggtctctggcGGCCGCGCCGTGCCCTCGGCGCTTCCTCCCTCGGCGGCACTCTGCCGCAAACACAGCCGCCGGCACAACACGGGCGGCTCGGATCGCCTTTACCCCTTCGGGCTCTTCCTGTCCTAAGAGCCGTATGGTAATGCCGGCAACCCCGTGGTAGACTCGCTGTTCAGCCGCGTCGTATaccaccttgttcttcttcatccacggcCGGCCCAGGAACACATCTTGGCCTAACCGCGGAACGACATAAGCAAAGATGCGTTCGTCGtatcctccagtctccatcataAAGACTACAATCCCTGGCGACATCACGTCTTTAGTCGCCTCGGAAAACCCACCTAACCGCCTTGGATTCCTGTCGATAAATGGAATCCGCAGTCTCTTAACTGCAGCTTCGTCGATTATGGCGTAGCAGTCACATCCGGTATCAACAAGGGCGCGCACCTGAATACCTCTATTAACCCGTGCTTCGATCAGCACCGGGTCACTATTCATCTGAGGCCGAAACTCTGCCCAACTCTGGATGTccgccttggttggcccCGAGGCCCGCATTCGCCTCGAGGCTATTCTTTTCCCgccccttcatcttcactcgTCTCGGACGTGGGTTCCGAACTGTCTGAcgccttgggcttgctcgCCCGACCGACTTTagccttgcctttcttctgatTTCCTGGAAACACCACTTGGGCTGGGCAACtcgcaacaaaatggcctgtCCGCCCGCAACGATAGCACCGTCGTTCGTTCCGCGGCAATTCTGGCTTCTCGGCAGTCTTGTTTACCCCCGCCATCTTTATGTCACcgtcctggtcctgtgatgaatgttggccatgctgataaCCTCCTGAGCGagccttctcttcttttggcacGGAACCTCCACGGGCTTCTAGCTTCTCCAGTTTCCCAGCAATTTCCTGAACTCGGCTTAGCCATTCCTGATATAACGTGGGTAGGTGCGCAGTAACCAAGCATCGTTGCAGTTGCGAGCTTAAGGCGTTCTCAAGGAACACAATCTTTGCGCTGTCTGGCCAGTCGCCTCCCCCTGCTTCCGCCAAGGCTTGTTCAAACCGGGGAAGGAATGTGGCCAGCGACTGATCTTCGCGCTGACGTAGAGTCCTCAGTGAGGTCGCTGCTCGTGACTGGATATTACTGTCCTTATACGTGCggtcaaggtatcgcatTAACTCGTGGGGGTCAAAATTGCCGCCTGGCCCACCTGCCGCGTAAAACGTGGCCACGACCTGTTGTGGTTTTTCTTCTAGGCACGAATTAATAAGATACCACAAGTCTCGGTTCCCGTTATAATAGTGTGCATCGAGTTCtagcttgtctctcatctgccttgcccaggccgcaTAACCTTTCCGGGAGCCATTGTactttggcgggtttggcaatggtttcctcTTGTTAGGGCTCCCATTTGActgttgcggaagctgcgcAGCATCGATGCCGAACAAGCTCTCGCTTGGCGTTCGCGTTGGaagcggtggttgaagtccTTCCTGAGGTTGCGGCGCCGtcgtgctgttggcgagatgctgcgttaacgccgccaactgggcttgcaagggccccaagcttgcattgatcGCTTCATGAATACGATGGTCGATCCACTGGTGCTGGGACGTAGGACTATCACCggactgtgtttgctgctccatcatagCGGTCATGCGACAGGTTCCGCGATAGTAGATTGATTGAGCTTTAGATAtgtaaggggctgcgccgctgtttgttcaacataagggtgccgtatgattgtctatctaaagctagggagaaagaaaggagaagagcaagctcgaggctcgcctcgagcttgcgcagttaagttgcagtggcaacttaggcgaaattaatccaattacacaaccgaccgtctgcacggcgccgaagctccgggcccggcagagccgggtccacagcatcgggcatagcccgtgacacTGGGCCTGTGCTCGATATGGTCGAAGCTAAAATACAGCGGGACCAAGCGTATAAGAATGGACGACTCTAGCGACTCGGCCTCCCTAGTACCCGGATATACCCGGAAAAAACGCGAGTTTCTTGCggcaaggggaagaagtagTGCGAGAGGACCCATAGCGACTCATCAAGATTTCGGAGCACTAAAGGGCCAAATGTGATTGGCCGAGAGGGCAAAGATCAcgtgcaaagtcttcacagGGTAGAGCATAGAgacctttcgttcctcaaggcataGAgacctttcgttcctcaaggcattcACAGGGTAGAGCATAGAgacctttcgttcctcaaggcatgAGGGTTTGGTGCAGGCTTGACAAATAAGTTTCTACTATTGGTCTAAATTTTGTATGGGAAatcgccaaagaaggctGGATTGGTTGGTGGCTCTAGAAAAGTGGGTAAAGGACAGCCACCGTCTGTCGGTGCTTTGTTTACTTCTCTGTTTACAATCGCTAAATTTGCCCATCGATCTGTTCGTTTGCTTGGCCAGCAGCCTTTCTTCCATTATTGAAACAGATGTACCGTATGGTTGGGTATGGATTATGATTCTAGGGGTAATATTAGTCCTAGATCTGAATTGGGAGTCCATTGCCCGTCGTGCGACCGAACAAAACCACCAAGTAATTTCGTTAGCAGGAGGAAATCTGCCAATCCAACTACGACCTGTCTGGAATGCCGGGACCACCGCAATTCCGAGGTAACTGACACCATTGATATACTATATATGCCTCCCTAACCTGATCAAGCGTGCCAGGTCCAAAGGTGCCGTCCTTACATTGAGAAACCTGGCCGTCCGTCCTACCTCAGCTGAGAGATCTGCCCCGAAAAGAACCGACAGAGACGCTGGCCTATCGCCTCCTAACCAGAGATCTGGAACCCAACCTACATCGCCAGAGAAGCTACGGCAACAACATACAGCTAGGAGTTTGTTCGGAGAGCCAGGCAGCCAGCCGCAGATAGTGCTGGGGACGCCAATCCCACCAATCCAAGCGAGCTCGCGGCTCTTCCGGGCTCTAGCTCCCTCACCGCCTGTGCCGCCCTCGACCGATCCTGTCGCCTCACATTCTGATCCATCTACTGTCCGAAGCAGCACGACTGGTGTGGACTACTCTTACCTGGCTGTTAGGTTCCACAAGGGCGGGAAGGACTCGCAAGATGATGCCTCCAAGGCCGGCGCCAGGGCCAAGCAGGCCACTATTCGGCGCGACCATCGTTCACGACGCCGTGCAGGGGAGGCTGTGTCACTAACTCCCACAATCTCTCAACTCGGCGTCTTTGAAGGCTCTGATGGTCCTGGAGAAGGTATCCTTGTGCTGTGGTCCCGGCAGTTTGTTCAAGCTAACCACGGAACGTAGATGGGAGTCAAGATCGACTGCAGCCAAATGGGCTTCTAGATAGGGATGGAATAACCAAGGAAGCGGATGACAGGGGACAGTTCTCTGAATCTGATGTTGACGTCGAGGACTATTTCAACTTGCTGCTTTCACCTGCTCGACCACGGAAGTACCTCGAACACTTAGGGGTAGAGTCTGATTCCGATCTAGGGGACGAAGACGAGAACGATGATAGCAATGCCTTGGACGAAAgccctcttcgccattgCTCGCGGCAGCCTTCCACAAAGCCAGGGCCTCGTCGCCGTGCTCGCCGTGCTCGCCGTGGTCCTGCCCCTGGTACAGGAGGGCGGCCAAAAAAATCTCAAAGGCAAACTCGATCGTCGGGGCCGCCACGACGGTACCGGAGTCCAGTGATGATTCCACCTGAAGAATCGGCCGTATTTCGCGCACAAGATCCGGTGTGGAATGGGGACCTGGACGCTTGCGCCTTGACTTGTCGTGATAAAGCAATGCTCCGTGAGTTCTGGACAAAGCTGGACAATGACCAAATGCAATTTTGTGGTCGATGTCAAGAGCGTTGGTTCCAGATGAAGATCGATTCTGATGGCATTTGTGCGCGTTGCTGTCGAAAGGATGATAAACGCGGCCCTGAAGAGCCGTACTTCTTCTCTGTGGACAACCAGTTGGATTTTGGCTCCGTACCGACTCAATTGCCTCAGCTTACACCTACTGAAGAGTCTTTAATAGGCCGTGTTCACGTCCACGTGAATATTATGCTTGTGCGGGGCCAGCAGTACAAATATCGGGGACATGTTGGCTTGGTGTACAACCAACTCCCGCTTTTGCCGCGGGAGTTGAACACTGTATTACTCCGTCCTTCCAATACGTCGTCCCATGCAAACCTTAGCCGGCAATTCACCCGCCAGTTCCGTGTACGCCGCCAGCCAGTTGCCATATGGCTTAACTACCTCCGGCGCCATCATCCTGGCTATCGATGCATCGTCATCGACGAAGAGCGGCTGAGTCAATTGCCTCAAGATGCCAATGTCCTGGATGCCATCCCCCAGAGCCAGGTGGAGGCTGCCGAAGTTGGAcccgaggaagatgaggaggcaGAACCGGATCTGGAGGACGAGGCTGCGGTGCCGGACCTTTTGGCCAAGGACACGGAGCTCGATGCTCTGCGGTCTATTCTTGCCGGAGAACCAGAAGCTGAACCAAGGCTTTCCACAAGCTTCCAGGAGCAGGTGCAGCACGAGCTGCAGCTTCCGAATATACGGCGCACACCCATTAATGAGTTCAATCGCTCTCATGCCCTACTCTCCTTAGCTTTTCCCTGCCTCTTTCCTGACGGGAGAGCCGACTTTGTTGAGCCTCGGCTACGGTCAATTGACTACAAGGACTACATCGAGCACGCGATGCGCTGGCATGACGGGCGTTTTGCACGCCACCCGACCTTCCGCTTCGTCGCCTTCAACACACTAATGCGGTCACAAGCACGTGCACGGTCCAAATTCTTCGTGAAGCAACATGATGGCACCCGCGAACCGCTCACGCGAGAGCAGCTTATTCAGGCTCTCGAACACAGCGATGACCCCGAGGCGCAGGCGTTGATCAACTCGATCACAAGACACGCGGTGTCTATTCGCGGTACGCGGCCCTTCTGGAACAGAAAAAGGCAGGACCTCGAGGCCTATGCCTATAACCTTGGTTGTCCCGGCGCATTCATCACATTTAGCCCGGCCGATTTGCACTGGCGGAGCCTCTACCAACACATGCCCCAATATGAAGACTGGCTAGCCGCCTCCGAGCCGGAGAGGATGGCTCTTTCGCGCCGACTATTGCGCCAGAACCCTCACATTGCTGCTTTCCATTTCCACCGCCGATACTGCTTCTTTCGAGACGTCGTGTTGAGGACAAAATTCAACATCACGGATTACTGGGATCGGTATGAATGGCAAGGACGTGGTAGTCCTCACAACCATGGCTTGTACTGGATGGAGAAATGCCCTGgagccgacatggaggacgAGGCTGCTCGTGATGTATTTGCGCGCACGTGGGGATTCCACATCACTGCCATTAACCCGGAGCCGAGTAGGACTATGCCTCAGGGCGAGGGTAACCCCCTGAGCGTAGATCCGCTGAGCACAGAAATGACGTTCCTGCGGCTCTCACAAATCGTCAACCGTTGCCAGCGTCACAGGTGCAATACCACGTACTGCTTGCGTGTAAGGAAAAGAACGGGCGACCTAGCGAGGGATATGGAAGGCGCTGCTGCAGATATCGAGGCGACCAATGCGGCCAGCCCAGAGAGGGAGTGTCGTTTTGACTTTCCCCGTGCCTTGCGGGAGCTGGCCGCAGTGATCAGGAAGGAAGGCAAGTCGTACTACGTCTTCGAGGCGGCCCGGAATGACAACCTCATGAACCACTTCAATCCTGCCATCATCCTAGGCTGGCTAGCTAATATCGACATATCTCCTTGCACCAGCTTACAGGCGGTCATTACCTACGCTGCCAAGTATTGCAGCAAATCTGAGAAGAAGACCGAACCTTACTGTAAGCTCGCAGACCAAGTTTTGCCGCACACGGCACACCTTCAACCCCTATTATCCTTCTCCTCCCGCCTTATGAATAAGCTGATTGCCGAGAGGGATTACTCGGCGCAGGAGATTTCCCATCTGCTGCTTAACATTCCTCTGCAGGAAGGCACGCGGATGGTGGTCTCCGTGGACTGCCGTCCGTTGGAGCAGCATGCACGTTCGTATCGcgtcgatgaagatgtcaacgAGACCGTCGGCAGCTACAGGAAATATCTGGAGAGAAGTGACCAACATGAGGATGTAACCTACCTCGAGTATCTGCAATCGTACAATCTCAAGACGTGGAGGAGACTCGCTGCCAACGCGAAGAAGAGAGTCCTGTCTTACTTCCCTCGATACAGGTCCATGGAGGCATCTCCGCAGTTTAATGACTTCTGCCGTGTGAAATTAATGATGGTGCATCCCCATCGCTCTCCACAAGAGTTGCTCATTGTGGGCGCGCTGCGGTTCGATTCCTTCGCGGCTGCGTACAAGTTTTGCAGAGAGCACCATGGCACCCATGCGGACGACCATTATGGGGAGCCAGATACAAATGAATTGAGGGCAGAGGACGATGAATTTGAGCTTGAGATCCATAAAGACCCCACCGTGGAGGAGGACTGGCATGAACTCGCCCGCATGCTGCCTGACCGGCcgctggaggaagaggatatCGACATGCTCGGCCGCCGagacatcgacatcaattaTGATTCACGTTGGACGGTATACCGATGATGGTATTCTCAACGGCGACTACTGGAAGCAACAAAAAACGGGAAACccccttgaccttgatgtgGATCATCAGCCCTTGGAAGCTCGCGATTCCCTAAATCGAGACCAGCGCCTAGTGTATGATACGGTGATGGACCACTTTCTGAATCAGGAGCCTTCTCAGTTGTTGCTCCATGTagatggtggaggtggtACTGGCAAGTCATACCTCATTAATCTGCTCTCCGCGCACCTCCAAGCTGCGGCTGGCGGGAGAGGGACACCTGTTTGGCGTGCCGCGCCCACTGGCGTCGCGGGAAATCAGATATCGGGCACTACCTTGCATTCCCTGTTACACCTCCCAATCAATAAGGACTTCAAGCCCCTCTCAGCCATTGATAAggcccagctccagaagaCGCTCAAGGACTTCAAGTATCTGATCATCgatgagaagagcatgcTGGGACTGCGACAGCTATCCTGGGTCGATGACCGTCTGCGCGAGGCGTTCCCGAATAGGAACGAGGAATTCTTTGGTGGACTAAATATACTGTTGGTTGGCGACTTCTTTCAACTTCCCCCCGTGCTGCAGAAGCCGCTTTACTACGACAAGGAGGTACGAGGAGTGGAGATCAAAGGCAGGAACGCGTATAGACACTTCGATAAATCGGTCTTCTTGAAAATTGTCCAGCGGCAACGGGGCGACGAACAGAAGGCGTTTCGCACAGCTCTCGGGGAATTACGGCTGCTCCAACTATCGGTGGAGTCCTGGAACTTGCTGGATAGACACGctatgaaactgaaactggggtgagtttcagtttcatgAAACCGGACGCTGGTAtagtttcagtttcatatgaaCCAGTTTCggtttcatatgaaactgtattCTGGTGCGGATTAAAAAAATGACTTGTTTCCAGCAGGTGTATGCCATATCTCCTGGCCACCCGAAGACGTTGGTATTGTCTGCTTATCTATAGTACCAAGTCCCCAGCTTCGACATCACTGTCCGCCCCCTTGTCCATTTCTAAATCTTCCTGCAGTATCCTTACGGCCGCGTCTATATCCTTTGCTGCCCTAAACACCCCAGCAAGAAGTGGCCTGTTTTTCCCCTTTGGAATGCTTATCCAGCTCTTGATGCACTCGCATGCCTCTACCATATTCGCAGACATACTGCATCTGTCCCACGTGACCTGCCGTCTCGCGCCCGAGAAGATTCGCTCTGCCTCCGTGGACATCGGTGGGATACAGAATACGTCAATGGCCATGCgggagaggagggggaagTTCGCTTGCTGGGTCGGTTCAAGCCACCACTGTAAGGCCGTTTGTTGCCCAATTCCGGCCTGTGAGCCCTGTGAGAAAGCGTCAACGTCCGTCCATCACACGCTGTAAATTTACTTACATGGATGAAACGATCAAATTCATCCTTCACCTCACTCGCTGTGCTGTACaccttcctcctccagcgatcaaactcatcaagctcttgcCCATTCTCCTGTTGCCTCTCTGGGAGCTGGTAGCTTTTGTACTCCTGCGACCAAATCTGCCTTACAGCCTTCACTGCATTGCCAACCCAGGCTGGATTTCTCTTCCACTGCTCACTCAGATAGCTCTTTCGGAGTGCTGGGTGGAGGAGAATCCCGGCCACGTACACGGGGGCTTGTTCGGTAAGCTGGTAATACTTCTCGAACTTTAGCCAAGCAACATGGAAGCGCGCGTAGAAGCGCGGGTTGCTGAAAGCCCGACTTTGAGTCTGTGTgaagtgatgatggaggaaatCCATGTGGGACAGAACTTCATCCAGTGTATTCTCTCGGCCTTGGCGTACTGAGATCTGGTGAAATACCTGTAAAAAGGCATGGATATCTCTGAGTTCGTTCCAATCGTTGTGGTCCAGTGCGTCTTTCTGTATTTTGGCATGATTTTCTTGGATCCAATCCATGAACTTGGCGCGCCTCTCAATAGCCACGTCAATGAGGCGAAACCATGAGTTCCAACGTGTATCGTTGTCCCTCGGCAAGGCTCTGCCAATCTTAGCCTTGAAGTCGTTGTGAATGCTGGTAGAACTTCTTGAATATATGCATAAGTTGTGGAGCTTGCCCAAGACACTGAACTCCCGCCACTCCTGGGTAGCTTGTTCTTTCGTCATTctgcctcctccttctttaTCGGATTGCTTGCACAGCCGCTCATACGCCTTATCAATTCCCTCTTGTTCATCCTCCTGaatcttctttgccttgctccGAGAGAGGAAGACTTGCACGATGAGGTTCATGATGTGGCCACTGCAGCGTAGTCGCCTGGCAACCGGATCTAAACCCTCAATGCCTTTTGCAATATCGTCAAGCATGGTATCGTTAGCATCGTGATTATCCATCGTAAAGTAGCCAACTTTCTCGCTGAGGCCGTACTCTTCGATAACTTCTAGGAAAACCTTGGCTTGCAACTCCCCGCTGTGGCTTCCTTTGAACTCGCGTAGCGACAATAACGCTTGAGCGACTTCTCTTGTCTCCGCATCTACAAAATGGGCCACGATTGCCTGGTATGCCGCCTTCTGTTCCGATGAGGTCCACATGTCAATAGTGAAGTGAACCATGGATGAGAGACAATTACGAAGCTTCCCAACGAGACCTTGTTTGTGTAGAGCAAAAGTGTTTTCGAGAAGCTTCGGGACCGCTCTGCGGCTGCGTAAGAGGACGTCCCGGGCCATGTAGTTGCAGGAGAGTATAACGGCGTGAAACTCAGGGTATTGGATGAACGAGTGGGCAATGTTGCGAACCGCAAGAAGCCTAGCAAGTGCTTCCTCGAATGCAGGAATGTTAATACCATTTACCAGGTACTTTTCTTCGTCAAGATTTCGATTGGCTTGGCGCTCCTCCTGCCTTCCAAACATATCTGTAATGATGCcatgttgctgcttcttcagaTCTGACCCTTCTACCCGCTCTACAACCCGGATGCCATGAAAGTCCCGTAGGTGCTTGCGGGCTCGGCTCAGGTTGGTTGTTACCGAGTTCGGCTTTTTGGCCGAGTCGCAGTGCTTGCAGTACCAAATTTCATGGTATGAGTTATCCCGGgctttctctcctctctcctcGTCGGGATCACGCGCCTCGTCCCAAGTCCTTTTGTTCGTGCGGCCCTTAACTTTAGCGCGCTTGCCAGCTCTGTCAGAGGGAGAGCGATCCAACGTGCGCTTCAAGGGGACTGGTGAATCAGGCGTAGCAGGTGCCAGGAGCTTGTCAGAAGGCGCCGATAGTAAGGGATTGGGCGAAGCTGATGACATAATTGCGGTTGGCAAGTTATCAACTGCGCCGAAGGCATTTTGTTTGCCAATTTCCTTGTTTATGTACCTAGATACATGAGACGAATTGGCGACATATGAAACCATATGAAACTGActgaaacatatgaaactCGGAGTGttacagtttcatatgaacCCGGGTCCAGGGGctgtttcagtttcatatgaaactgtatgAAACTACACGCGTGGCTATCCAGCACTGCCTGGAAGCTCCTTTCCGGTCGGGTACAGGCAAAGCTAGATGATCAAGAGGTCGCCAGGTTCGCCAACGCCTTACAAGTATACGCCACTAAAGATAGGGTGAACGAATATAACCACTACCACCTTGATCGCCTCAGCCGGCCAGTCATTCAAGTCAAGGCTAAGAATGTCGGACTTGGTGCGGCTGCGGCCCCTGACGACAAGGCAGGCAACCTTGCAAAGCAGATCCCTATATGCATTGGGGCCCGTCTGATGCTAACGTCTAacctttggcagccagtAGGCCTCTGCAACGGCGCTCGCGGTACAGTCTACGGCATTGGCTGGGCACCTGGGGCTGATCCTATCCAAGACCCTCCCTGCGTCatcatgatggagtttgacaaATACAGCGGGCCGGTGTTCCTGACCACCCCCGATGGCAGGAAGATTGTTCCGATTCTCCCAGTAGACAGGGACTTCCTCATTGGAGCCACTCTTTGCACTCGCACC
The DNA window shown above is from Pochonia chlamydosporia 170 chromosome Unknown PCv3seq00012, whole genome shotgun sequence and carries:
- a CDS encoding ATP-dependent DNA helicase PIF1 (similar to Metarhizium acridum CQMa 102 XP_007809564.1), translated to MILGVILVLDLNWESIARRATEQNHQVISLAGGNLPIQLRPVWNAGTTAIPRSKGAVLTLRNLAVRPTSAERSAPKRTDRDAGLSPPNQRSGTQPTSPEKLRQQHTARSLFGEPGSQPQIVLGTPIPPIQASSRLFRALAPSPPVPPSTDPVASHSDPSTVRSSTTGVDYSYLAVRFHKGGKDSQDDASKAGARAKQATIRRDHRSRRRAGEAVSLTPTISQLGVFEGSDGPGEDGSQDRLQPNGLLDRDGITKEADDRGQFSESDVDVEDYFNLLLSPARPRKYLEHLGVESDSDLGDEDENDDSNALDESPLRHCSRQPSTKPGPRRRARRARRGPAPGTGGRPKKSQRQTRSSGPPRRYRSPVMIPPEESAVFRAQDPVWNGDLDACALTCRDKAMLREFWTKLDNDQMQFCGRCQERWFQMKIDSDGICARCCRKDDKRGPEEPYFFSVDNQLDFGSVPTQLPQLTPTEESLIGRVHVHVNIMLVRGQQYKYRGHVGLVYNQLPLLPRELNTVLLRPSNTSSHANLSRQFTRQFRVRRQPVAIWLNYLRRHHPGYRCIVIDEERLSQLPQDANVLDAIPQSQVEAAEVGPEEDEEAEPDLEDEAAVPDLLAKDTELDALRSILAGEPEAEPRLSTSFQEQVQHELQLPNIRRTPINEFNRSHALLSLAFPCLFPDGRADFVEPRLRSIDYKDYIEHAMRWHDGRFARHPTFRFVAFNTLMRSQARARSKFFVKQHDGTREPLTREQLIQALEHSDDPEAQALINSITRHAVSIRGTRPFWNRKRQDLEAYAYNLGCPGAFITFSPADLHWRSLYQHMPQYEDWLAASEPERMALSRRLLRQNPHIAAFHFHRRYCFFRDVVLRTKFNITDYWDRYEWQGRGSPHNHGLYWMEKCPGADMEDEAARDVFARTWGFHITAINPEPSRTMPQGEGNPLSVDPLSTEMTFLRLSQIVNRCQRHRCNTTYCLRVRKRTGDLARDMEGAAADIEATNAASPERECRFDFPRALRELAAVIRKEGKSYYVFEAARNDNLMNHFNPAIILGWLANIDISPCTSLQAVITYAAKYCSKSEKKTEPYCKLADQVLPHTAHLQPLLSFSSRLMNKLIAERDYSAQEISHLLLNIPLQEGTRMVVSVDCRPLEQHARSYRVDEDVNETVGSYRKYLERSDQHEDVTYLEYLQSYNLKTWRRLAANAKKRVLSYFPRYRSMEASPQFNDFCRVKLMMVHPHRSPQELLIVGALRFDSFAAAYKFCREHHGTHADDHYGEPDTNELRAEDDEFELEIHKDPTVEEDWHELARMLPDRPLEEEDIDMLGRRDIDINYDSRWTPLEARDSLNRDQRLVYDTVMDHFLNQEPSQLLLHVDGGGGTGKSYLINLLSAHLQAAAGGRGTPVWRAAPTGVAGNQISGTTLHSLLHLPINKDFKPLSAIDKAQLQKTLKDFKYLIIDEKSMLGLRQLSWVDDRLREAFPNRNEEFFGGLNILLVGDFFQLPPVLQKPLYYDKEVRGVEIKGRNAYRHFDKSVFLKIVQRQRGDEQKAFRTALGELRLLQLSVESWNLLDRHAMKLKLG
- a CDS encoding transposase-like protein (similar to Beauveria bassiana ARSEF 2860 XP_008602855.1), yielding MSSASPNPLLSAPSDKLLAPATPDSPVPLKRTLDRSPSDRAGKRAKVKGRTNKRTWDEARDPDEERGEKARDNSYHEIWYCKHCDSAKKPNSVTTNLSRARKHLRDFHGIRVVERVEGSDLKKQQHGIITDMFGRQEERQANRNLDEEKYLVNGINIPAFEEALARLLAVRNIAHSFIQYPEFHAVILSCNYMARDVLLRSRRAVPKLLENTFALHKQGLVGKLRNCLSSMVHFTIDMWTSSEQKAAYQAIVAHFVDAETREVAQALLSLREFKGSHSGELQAKVFLEVIEEYGLSEKVGYFTMDNHDANDTMLDDIAKGIEGLDPVARRLRCSGHIMNLIVQVFLSRSKAKKIQEDEQEGIDKAYERLCKQSDKEGGGRMTKEQATQEWREFSVLGKLHNLCIYSRSSTSIHNDFKAKIGRALPRDNDTRWNSWFRLIDVAIERRAKFMDWIQENHAKIQKDALDHNDWNELRDIHAFLQVFHQISVRQGRENTLDEVLSHMDFLHHHFTQTQSRAFSNPRFYARFHVAWLKFEKYYQLTEQAPVYVAGILLHPALRKSYLSEQWKRNPAWVGNAVKAVRQIWSQEYKSYQLPERQQENGQELDEFDRWRRKVYSTASEVKDEFDRFIHGSQAGIGQQTALQWWLEPTQQANFPLLSRMAIDVFCIPPMSTEAERIFSGARRQVTWDRCSMSANMVEACECIKSWISIPKGKNRPLLAGVFRAAKDIDAAVRILQEDLEMDKGADSDVEAGDLVL